Proteins from a single region of Microbacterium sp. zg-Y818:
- a CDS encoding ABC transporter permease, with protein sequence MIRYALTRLVLLLVGLVVASVLIFVTLRVLPGDIAQMIAGVGSTPAQVEAIRSGLGLDRPLPVQYFDWMSGVVRGDLGTSLLTGTPVATELAQKAEVTVPLGLLAMAIALVFSVPLGVASALRRGRADGTMITVGAQALAAVPVVWAGMMLVVVFAVWLGWLPAQGFPRSGWADPAAAWRALLLPAITIGIVEGAMLLRFVRSATLQAVGQDYVRAAAAKGLTRTQAMLRHGLPNVGLSIITVLGLQVAGIIVGAVVIEQLFSLPGIGRMLVVDVGQRDLPKVQGELLVLTGFVLVVGFAVDLFHRVIDPRQREAQ encoded by the coding sequence GTGATCCGCTACGCGCTGACGCGGCTGGTCCTGCTGCTGGTGGGTCTCGTCGTTGCCAGCGTGTTGATCTTCGTCACCCTGCGGGTGCTGCCCGGCGACATCGCGCAGATGATCGCGGGCGTCGGAAGCACCCCCGCGCAGGTCGAGGCCATCCGGTCGGGCCTGGGTCTTGACCGACCGCTGCCGGTCCAGTACTTCGACTGGATGTCCGGGGTGGTTCGCGGAGACCTCGGCACGTCGCTGCTGACCGGAACCCCGGTGGCGACCGAGCTCGCGCAGAAGGCCGAGGTGACCGTTCCGCTCGGCCTGCTCGCCATGGCCATCGCGCTGGTGTTCAGCGTGCCCCTGGGCGTTGCCTCAGCGCTGCGGCGCGGCCGCGCCGACGGAACGATGATCACCGTCGGCGCCCAGGCTCTCGCCGCCGTTCCCGTCGTCTGGGCCGGCATGATGCTCGTCGTCGTCTTCGCGGTGTGGCTCGGCTGGCTGCCCGCCCAGGGCTTCCCCCGCTCGGGCTGGGCGGACCCTGCCGCTGCCTGGCGCGCCCTGCTGCTGCCGGCGATCACGATCGGCATCGTCGAAGGCGCCATGCTGCTGCGATTCGTCCGCTCGGCGACCCTGCAGGCGGTGGGCCAGGACTACGTGCGCGCCGCCGCGGCGAAAGGGCTCACCCGCACCCAGGCGATGCTGCGTCACGGGCTTCCCAACGTCGGGTTGTCGATCATCACGGTGCTGGGCCTGCAGGTCGCCGGCATCATCGTCGGGGCCGTGGTCATCGAGCAGCTGTTCTCCCTCCCCGGCATCGGCCGCATGCTCGTCGTCGACGTCGGCCAGCGCGATCTGCCCAAGGTGCAGGGAGAGCTGCTCGTGCTCACCGGGTTCGTGCTCGTGGTCGGTTTCGCGGTGGACCTGTTCCACCGGGTGATCGACCCGCGGCAGCGGGAGGCGCAGTGA